A window of the Salvelinus fontinalis isolate EN_2023a chromosome 26, ASM2944872v1, whole genome shotgun sequence genome harbors these coding sequences:
- the ccl20a.3 gene encoding C-C motif chemokine 20a.3 yields MAQMRAPVIVLLVLLALGVFAKETSAAKQPRRRRGCCESYTPRKIPFAVIEGYTLQTISETCRIFAIRFHTEKGKDVCADPDKNWVKEHVSRLGTKAAHIKTSQAKSNDDITTIRGGLRV; encoded by the exons ATGGCCCAGATGAGAGCCCCTGTGATTGTACTGCTGGTGCTACTGGCTTTGGGGGTCTTTGCTAAGGAAACTTCTGCAGCTAAACAAC CACGTCGTAGGAGAGGATGCTGTGAGAGTTATACTCCTCGTAAAATACCTTTTGCAGTTATCGAAGGCTATACACTACAGACCATATCAGAAACCTGCCGTATCTTTGCCATCAG GTTCCACACTGAAAAGGGTAAGGATGTGTGTGCAGACCCAGACAAGAACTGGGTGAAAGAGCACGTCAGCCGACTGGG GACCAAAGCGGCTCACATCAAGACCTCACAGGCCAAATCCAACGATGACATCACAACTATCAGAGGGGGACTCAGGGTATAA